From one Methanobacterium alcaliphilum genomic stretch:
- the psmB gene encoding archaeal proteasome endopeptidase complex subunit beta has protein sequence MDDKNTLKGTTTVGITCNDGVVFATERRASMGNLVAHKVAEKIFKIDDHIVATIAGSVADAQSLMKYISAEVVLYKMRNGERISIESASALASNILHSSRFYPYFVQTLLGGVDETGAKIYSLDPAGGMIKDKFISTGSGSPFAYGVLEDRYTDDLYIEEGIDIAIRAIKSAMERDTYSGNGILVATVTEDEGYRMLSEEEVQKRLKEIS, from the coding sequence ATGGACGATAAAAACACATTAAAAGGCACTACAACTGTAGGCATTACCTGCAATGATGGAGTTGTTTTTGCTACCGAAAGAAGAGCAAGTATGGGCAATTTAGTAGCCCATAAGGTTGCAGAAAAAATATTTAAAATTGATGACCACATAGTGGCCACTATAGCAGGTTCAGTAGCCGATGCACAAAGTTTAATGAAATATATAAGTGCTGAAGTAGTATTATATAAAATGAGGAATGGAGAAAGAATCAGTATCGAATCTGCTTCTGCATTAGCCTCAAACATTTTACATTCATCTAGATTTTATCCCTATTTCGTACAGACCCTTTTAGGCGGTGTCGACGAAACAGGAGCTAAGATTTATTCCCTTGACCCTGCCGGAGGTATGATTAAAGATAAATTTATTTCCACCGGATCTGGATCACCATTTGCGTATGGTGTTTTAGAAGACAGATACACTGATGATTTATATATTGAAGAAGGGATTGATATCGCCATTCGAGCTATTAAATCTGCTATGGAAAGGGACACTTATTCTGGAAATGGAATATTAGTCGCTACCGTGACAGAAGATGAAGGCTATCGAATGTTGAGTGAAGAAGAGGTGCAAAAGAGGTTAAAAGAGATTAGCTAA
- a CDS encoding cadmium resistance transporter — MTQLILTIFIATSSFIATNLDDIFLLIVFFAHPDYKTSSIITGQFLGISLLILISFPAFLFKSFIPPVYLAIMGVFPLIIGLKQVVNLHKSKKNEDKDILPISKKSKLTTRKTSFLSVMGVTIFNGADNIGVYAPLFANLTLPNVILTIFIFLIMTGIWCIIAHFMINKSSLGNKIRKYGHIILPFILILLGFSIIIGNLTKI; from the coding sequence ATGACCCAACTCATTTTAACCATTTTTATCGCCACATCTTCATTTATAGCCACTAATTTAGACGACATATTTCTTTTAATAGTATTTTTTGCACATCCCGATTATAAAACATCTTCAATCATTACAGGACAATTTTTAGGCATTTCTTTACTTATTTTAATCAGTTTTCCTGCATTTTTGTTTAAGTCATTTATACCTCCTGTCTACCTGGCAATCATGGGAGTTTTTCCACTGATTATTGGATTAAAACAGGTAGTGAACCTACATAAATCAAAAAAAAATGAGGATAAAGACATACTACCCATATCCAAAAAATCTAAATTAACCACTAGAAAAACATCATTTTTATCAGTTATGGGAGTAACAATTTTTAATGGTGCAGATAATATTGGGGTTTATGCACCATTATTTGCTAATTTAACACTGCCAAATGTTATTTTGACAATTTTTATTTTTCTAATTATGACCGGCATATGGTGTATTATAGCACATTTCATGATAAATAAATCAAGTTTAGGAAATAAAATAAGAAAATATGGACATATAATCCTCCCATTTATTTTAATATTGTTAGGATTTAGTATAATTATAGGAAATTTAACGAAGATATAG
- a CDS encoding formate--phosphoribosylaminoimidazolecarboxamide ligase, which produces MSKVNREEILSILDKYDKEDITIATLGSHTSLHILNGAKKEGFKTAVVCEKGREIPYQRYKVADEYIIVDKFSDIVNEEVQDQLKAMNSIIIPHGSFVAYAGLDKIENDFYVPMFGNRDILRWEAERDLERKLMLDSGIRMPYKYENADEIDRAVMVKFPGARGGKGYFVASSTEEFNQKIQSMLERNWIVEEDVPQAHIEEYVSGTNFCIHYFYSVINDEVEMLGMDSRFESNIDGLVRIPAKDQLDIGLDPSYVITGNHPVVIRESLLPQVFDIGDKLVDAAKKLVKPGMNGPFCLQTMCTDNLEIVTFEMSARTDGGTNTFMNGSAYSYLLFGEEMSMGQRIAREIKNAIKTDQLEDLIT; this is translated from the coding sequence ATGAGTAAAGTAAATAGAGAGGAAATTTTAAGCATCCTTGATAAATATGACAAAGAAGACATCACTATTGCTACTTTAGGAAGCCACACATCACTTCACATATTGAATGGGGCGAAAAAAGAAGGTTTTAAAACTGCAGTAGTCTGTGAGAAAGGGCGTGAAATCCCTTACCAAAGATATAAAGTCGCTGATGAATACATTATAGTTGATAAATTCAGTGATATTGTAAATGAAGAAGTTCAAGACCAATTAAAAGCCATGAATAGTATAATAATACCTCACGGATCCTTTGTAGCCTATGCAGGATTAGACAAAATTGAAAATGATTTTTACGTGCCCATGTTTGGAAACAGAGATATACTCCGTTGGGAAGCTGAAAGGGATTTGGAAAGAAAATTAATGTTAGATTCAGGCATTAGAATGCCCTACAAATATGAAAATGCTGACGAAATAGATCGTGCAGTAATGGTAAAGTTCCCTGGAGCTAGGGGCGGGAAAGGATACTTTGTAGCATCTTCTACTGAAGAATTCAATCAGAAAATCCAGTCCATGCTTGAGAGAAACTGGATTGTAGAAGAAGACGTCCCCCAAGCCCACATAGAAGAATATGTTTCCGGAACTAATTTTTGTATTCACTATTTTTACTCCGTTATAAACGACGAGGTAGAAATGTTAGGTATGGATAGCCGATTTGAATCCAATATTGATGGTTTAGTAAGAATTCCAGCCAAAGATCAATTAGACATTGGATTAGATCCATCTTATGTGATTACTGGTAATCACCCAGTGGTGATAAGAGAATCACTGCTACCACAAGTCTTTGACATTGGAGACAAACTGGTGGATGCTGCTAAAAAATTAGTAAAACCTGGCATGAACGGTCCGTTCTGTTTACAAACAATGTGTACAGATAATTTAGAAATAGTTACCTTTGAAATGAGTGCTAGAACAGATGGTGGAACTAACACGTTTATGAATGGTTCAGCTTACAGTTACCTGCTGTTCGGAGAAGAAATGAGCATGGGTCAGCGTATTGCACGTGAGATAAAAAATGCGATAAAAACTGATCAGTTAGAAGATTTAATTACTTAA
- a CDS encoding class I SAM-dependent methyltransferase, giving the protein MKWKKIGSIIVLNQDVEDIQKFLKMPGIDTVIKLGYINGQKRQPDVKILAGSNTETIHKENRCLFKLDVSKVMWSKGNVNERMRITQLVQQGEHIVDMFAGIGYFSIPLAVHSPAEKIYSIEINPVAFHYLNENIILNKVENRVKPILGDSKEIAPTIKADRVIMGYVGTTHHFLGSALKCIVDGGIIHYHETVPDKIMHERPINRIKKAADNRKVTFLQQRIIKKYSPGVSHIVVDARIE; this is encoded by the coding sequence ATGAAATGGAAAAAAATTGGTAGCATTATTGTATTAAACCAGGATGTTGAAGATATTCAGAAATTTCTTAAAATGCCAGGAATAGATACCGTAATTAAATTAGGATATATTAATGGGCAAAAGAGGCAGCCTGATGTAAAAATATTAGCCGGATCTAATACTGAAACTATACACAAGGAAAACAGATGCCTTTTCAAACTCGATGTTTCTAAAGTTATGTGGTCCAAAGGCAATGTTAATGAAAGAATGAGAATAACACAGTTGGTTCAACAAGGGGAGCATATAGTGGATATGTTTGCGGGGATCGGATATTTTTCAATTCCCCTTGCTGTACACTCTCCTGCAGAGAAAATATATTCTATTGAAATCAATCCTGTGGCATTTCACTATTTAAATGAAAATATAATTTTAAATAAAGTTGAAAATAGGGTTAAACCTATTCTTGGAGATTCTAAAGAAATTGCCCCTACGATTAAAGCAGATAGGGTTATAATGGGATATGTTGGCACAACACATCACTTTTTAGGATCTGCTCTAAAATGTATTGTAGATGGGGGCATAATTCACTACCACGAAACTGTTCCCGATAAGATAATGCATGAGCGTCCAATAAATAGGATTAAAAAAGCTGCAGATAATAGAAAAGTCACTTTTCTTCAACAGAGAATTATTAAAAAATATTCTCCTGGCGTTTCACATATTGTGGTGGATGCAAGAATAGAATAA
- a CDS encoding response regulator, which yields MSTARILIVEDEGLTAMELQRKLKILGYDVPTFAFSGKEAIIKAEELKPDLILMDIVLKGKIDGISAAEEIIKHQDVPLIYLTAHGDEETKKRAKKTEPFAYILKPFDESVLQKNIDQALHNYKKNKKSESSNLVITENLKKHDGAVIVTDNNGIIHFINSAAVDLTGYDVKSALNKKINEIVKLKKLNKANNKLENFENPVFKLLENSCDELKGEASLENISGSINEIKYTVAPLKGDEGILNGVTVILNEIKTSDIISNNPITDVCNKFPKETGIFNVEGELIGANESFLKFFSAKTLSELRWLNLFKDLGFSNDLKNDLSNSKDLKYELKMNLAQINLDNAEFQDKTLYLEITITGHVPDQEDLNNYMVHLKDVTDLKTLENSLDIKPVNDNSENQQSKYDLASNSSIDLFLAMDSHLKCIHWSSAAAETTGISSKDVIGKPFNEFISILKDIGSWKDCFEDIKSDGTLNEKIEALEKENGDLKIKLDQFKSQLDDSQKSGKENDESFRRNERQYKELLEENKNLREDKARLKKLNNQVQREYLELENDFKKELEFHKNKISQLKRVKKIP from the coding sequence ATGTCCACTGCAAGAATACTTATTGTTGAGGATGAAGGTCTTACTGCAATGGAACTTCAGCGAAAGCTAAAAATTTTAGGCTATGATGTGCCCACGTTCGCTTTTTCAGGTAAAGAAGCAATTATAAAAGCTGAAGAATTAAAACCGGACCTAATTTTGATGGATATAGTTTTAAAAGGAAAGATTGATGGCATAAGTGCTGCTGAAGAGATAATTAAACATCAAGATGTTCCTTTAATATATTTAACTGCACATGGGGATGAAGAAACTAAAAAAAGAGCAAAAAAAACAGAACCATTTGCCTACATTCTCAAACCATTTGATGAGTCGGTTCTACAGAAGAATATTGATCAGGCGCTGCATAACTATAAAAAAAATAAAAAATCAGAAAGTAGCAATCTGGTGATCACTGAAAATCTTAAAAAACATGATGGTGCGGTTATAGTAACGGATAATAATGGAATTATTCATTTTATAAATTCTGCTGCTGTAGATTTAACTGGATATGATGTAAAATCTGCTTTGAATAAGAAAATTAATGAAATAGTTAAATTAAAAAAGTTAAATAAAGCCAATAACAAACTTGAAAATTTTGAAAATCCTGTTTTTAAACTATTAGAAAATAGCTGTGATGAACTCAAAGGAGAAGCATCTTTAGAGAATATTTCTGGTTCCATAAATGAAATTAAATATACGGTTGCACCACTAAAAGGAGATGAAGGCATTTTAAATGGAGTAACTGTTATTCTCAATGAGATTAAAACTTCAGATATTATTTCTAATAATCCAATAACTGATGTTTGTAATAAATTTCCTAAGGAAACCGGTATTTTTAATGTTGAAGGGGAATTAATTGGTGCTAATGAATCTTTTTTAAAATTTTTCTCTGCAAAAACATTAAGCGAATTAAGATGGCTAAATTTATTTAAAGATCTTGGTTTCAGTAATGACTTAAAAAACGATTTATCGAATTCAAAAGATCTAAAATATGAATTAAAGATGAATTTAGCTCAAATAAATCTGGATAATGCTGAATTTCAGGATAAAACACTTTATCTGGAAATAACCATAACGGGTCATGTTCCTGATCAAGAAGATTTGAATAATTATATGGTGCACCTGAAAGATGTTACTGATCTAAAAACATTGGAAAATTCTTTAGATATTAAACCAGTAAATGATAATTCAGAAAATCAACAATCTAAATATGATTTGGCCTCTAATTCATCAATTGATCTATTTTTAGCCATGGATTCTCATCTTAAATGTATCCACTGGAGTTCAGCAGCAGCTGAGACTACGGGTATTTCTTCAAAGGATGTGATTGGTAAACCTTTTAATGAATTTATATCTATTCTAAAAGATATTGGATCTTGGAAGGATTGTTTTGAAGATATTAAATCAGATGGAACTCTAAATGAAAAGATTGAAGCTCTGGAAAAAGAGAATGGTGATTTAAAAATAAAGCTTGATCAATTTAAATCTCAACTTGATGATTCTCAAAAATCTGGAAAAGAGAATGATGAATCTTTCAGAAGAAACGAAAGACAGTATAAAGAACTTTTGGAGGAAAACAAAAATTTAAGGGAAGATAAAGCCCGGCTAAAAAAACTCAATAATCAGGTTCAAAGGGAATATTTGGAACTTGAGAATGATTTTAAAAAAGAGTTAGAATTCCATAAAAATAAGATATCTCAATTAAAACGTGTAAAAAAGATTCCTTAG